The following proteins are co-located in the Echinicola sp. 20G genome:
- a CDS encoding YfcC family protein, whose product MRKFPNALVIMLGFILFVSLLTYVLPKGEYQRVHNPDLGYVTVVPNSYSKVEAPSITVGQILLSIPEGITGRAELIALIFLLGGAFFVVDRTGAFKDGIQFITDKLQGKESVALAIVSFLFTTGGALNGLQEEIIAMVPVLLFFANRLGYNSLVAIGISYGAAVVGSSFSPMNPFGVAVAQKAAEIPLFSGSIYRILILILAYLLWTTLIIRYAQKNRVEKVKKEQAEKHQMDGKSILILCLTALAFAIVIYGLVVLEWGFNEMSAEFFLLGIIAGLVGKLGLNGTAESFIQGFKEMTFAAIIIGLANSITLILQQGMIIDTIIYGLFTPLQYLPKSIATLFMMAAQALLHFPVPSYSAQAIMTMPILAPLADLMGISRQVCVLAYQYGAIMMDMLIPTNGALMAVISIAGISFNKWFAFALKLTLILMGLGIVAIIIAINIGY is encoded by the coding sequence ATGCGAAAATTCCCCAATGCCTTGGTCATCATGTTGGGCTTTATTCTTTTTGTAAGCTTGCTGACTTATGTTCTTCCAAAAGGCGAATACCAACGTGTCCATAATCCAGACCTTGGGTATGTTACGGTCGTTCCAAACTCCTATTCTAAGGTCGAAGCACCATCCATTACTGTTGGGCAAATCCTACTTTCAATTCCCGAAGGCATAACTGGAAGGGCAGAATTAATCGCATTGATATTCCTGTTGGGAGGCGCTTTCTTTGTAGTAGATAGAACAGGAGCATTTAAGGATGGCATCCAATTCATAACCGACAAATTACAAGGAAAGGAATCCGTTGCGCTGGCCATAGTCTCCTTTCTATTTACCACAGGTGGTGCTCTTAATGGCCTCCAAGAAGAAATCATTGCCATGGTTCCGGTTTTATTGTTTTTTGCAAACCGGCTGGGCTATAATTCCTTAGTCGCAATTGGAATCAGCTATGGTGCAGCCGTGGTAGGTTCTTCCTTTAGCCCAATGAATCCCTTTGGTGTGGCTGTGGCCCAAAAAGCAGCTGAAATCCCTCTCTTTTCTGGTAGTATCTATCGCATTCTAATTTTAATTCTAGCCTACCTGCTGTGGACCACTCTGATCATCCGCTATGCACAGAAAAACCGGGTTGAAAAAGTAAAAAAAGAACAAGCCGAAAAACATCAGATGGATGGAAAAAGTATCCTGATCCTCTGTCTTACCGCCCTTGCCTTTGCGATTGTAATTTATGGATTAGTGGTCTTGGAATGGGGATTCAATGAAATGTCAGCTGAGTTTTTCCTTTTAGGAATCATAGCTGGCTTAGTAGGAAAACTGGGACTCAACGGTACAGCTGAGTCATTCATTCAAGGTTTTAAAGAAATGACTTTTGCGGCCATCATCATTGGTTTGGCCAATAGTATCACTTTAATCTTGCAACAGGGAATGATTATCGATACAATTATTTATGGGTTATTTACCCCTTTGCAGTATTTACCCAAGAGTATCGCAACCCTATTTATGATGGCCGCACAGGCCTTACTGCATTTTCCCGTTCCAAGTTATTCTGCCCAAGCCATCATGACCATGCCTATCTTAGCACCTTTGGCAGATCTCATGGGCATTTCAAGACAAGTCTGTGTCCTAGCCTATCAATATGGAGCTATTATGATGGACATGCTTATCCCTACCAATGGAGCACTAATGGCTGTCATCAGCATTGCCGGTATTTCCTTTAACAAATGGTTTGCTTTTGCGCTGAAGCTTACTTTGATACTCATGGGATTGGGGATTGTAGCAATTATCATTGCCATCAATATTGGATACTGA
- a CDS encoding cellulase family glycosylhydrolase: MKKPLHPISHFLLALLLFGTLTSCSDQADQKPVELTLSSSQLDFDADGGSKEIALTSNSRWKAQTTVDWLSLQPSSGNGNAMLKFTSTNNAEISPRSTTLEIKAGSITKSVSISQAAYEPEFPDYYIPADASQMRDISSLELAQEMGLGWNLGNSLEAIGGETAWGNPLVNKNLIDAVKEAGFNAIRIPVAWSKFSNEATYTIDESWMNRVEEVVNYVLENDLYAIINIHWDGGWMQPTYAQQDQVNERLSAMWVQIALHFRDYDDHLLFAGTNEVLVEGEYGTPTEENYTVQNSFNQTFVNAVRGTGGRNTYRHLVIQGYNTNIDHTVSFAEIPEDGTADRLMMEVHYYDPYEFALDENSPVSQWGNDASNASKTAGWGNEAHADNQYSKMKTYYIDQGMPVILGEYGAISKTEFAEHEKYRESYIQYITQSAMDHGLVPFYWDNGFTGNHGFGLFNRETGEQEYPDIIEKIIQAKK, translated from the coding sequence ATGAAAAAGCCTCTTCATCCCATAAGCCATTTTCTGTTGGCTTTGCTCTTGTTTGGAACATTAACATCTTGCTCAGATCAAGCTGACCAAAAACCTGTTGAACTGACATTGTCCTCTTCCCAACTTGATTTTGATGCAGATGGAGGCTCCAAAGAAATTGCACTTACTTCGAATTCACGTTGGAAAGCCCAAACTACTGTCGATTGGCTCTCTCTTCAACCGAGCAGCGGAAATGGAAATGCCATGCTCAAATTTACATCCACCAATAATGCTGAAATCTCCCCACGATCCACCACTTTGGAGATCAAAGCTGGAAGTATCACCAAAAGCGTCTCCATTTCCCAAGCAGCTTATGAACCTGAATTTCCCGATTATTATATTCCCGCAGACGCCAGCCAAATGCGTGACATCAGTAGTTTGGAACTGGCTCAGGAAATGGGCTTAGGCTGGAATTTGGGCAATTCCCTGGAGGCCATCGGCGGAGAAACTGCCTGGGGAAATCCATTGGTGAACAAAAACTTGATTGATGCGGTCAAGGAAGCTGGCTTCAACGCTATCAGAATACCAGTTGCTTGGAGTAAATTCTCCAACGAGGCTACCTATACCATCGATGAATCATGGATGAACCGGGTCGAAGAAGTGGTCAACTATGTACTGGAAAATGACCTCTATGCCATCATCAATATCCATTGGGACGGCGGCTGGATGCAGCCCACCTATGCTCAGCAAGATCAAGTAAACGAAAGGCTTTCTGCCATGTGGGTTCAGATTGCGCTGCATTTCAGGGATTATGATGATCATCTTCTCTTTGCTGGCACCAATGAGGTGCTGGTAGAAGGAGAATATGGCACTCCAACTGAAGAAAATTACACTGTCCAAAACAGCTTTAACCAGACTTTTGTAAACGCTGTGCGAGGCACTGGAGGCAGGAATACTTATCGCCACTTGGTGATTCAGGGTTACAACACGAATATTGACCACACGGTTAGCTTCGCTGAAATCCCTGAAGATGGGACGGCAGATCGCTTAATGATGGAAGTACATTATTATGACCCTTATGAATTTGCTTTGGATGAAAATAGTCCTGTCAGTCAATGGGGCAATGATGCAAGCAATGCTTCCAAAACAGCTGGGTGGGGCAATGAAGCACATGCCGATAACCAATACTCTAAAATGAAAACTTATTACATCGATCAGGGCATGCCCGTGATCTTAGGAGAATATGGTGCCATTTCCAAAACAGAGTTTGCTGAACATGAAAAATACCGGGAAAGTTATATTCAATACATCACCCAGTCAGCAATGGATCATGGATTAGTTCCATTTTATTGGGACAATGGTTTTACCGGAAACCATGGTTTTGGACTTTTTAATCGGGAGACTGGTGAGCAAGAATATCCTGATATCATCGAAAAGATCATACAGGCAAAAAAATAG
- a CDS encoding glycosyltransferase family 39 protein — MTKTAFLSNRKNLIYLIASFALLKLLVHFMTYDHYELHRDAYLYYAQSEHLDWGFIAVPPLVGAIGKLATTIFGHTTFAMRFFPALIGALNVFLVGLMVVELGGKWKAVCLACLAYLLSPAYLHTNSLFQPVSFNHFFWLWSAYFVLRLINRNDPKYWLWLAMTFGLGFLNKYSIVFFFSGFLPALALSKHRQLYLNKYFLWACLLAIAIILPNLIWQYQHNWPVMMHMKALRETQLVNVRISDFLIAQLMMNAQALLLWLMALILLLFHPKERTFQVFGLTFLMVVFLLIAGSGKAYYTLGAYPMLFAFGAYHVEKYTGKWVIPTTVFLLVLMFAGLYLSIPYDGIPFVRAENIAGKSSHRWEDGEYHEIPQDMADMTGWKELGEAVASVYKGLGPENKDNVDIFCNNYGQAGAVMFYGKSVNVPQPISTNGSFVFWSPDSLTKEYFILVDHDPGDEDGSNEMLPVFFEKVELVKTIDNPYFRENGTNIYLCQHPTVVVKEHYKKLMGAEKGKYKRNNK, encoded by the coding sequence ATGACAAAAACAGCTTTCCTCTCTAACAGGAAAAACCTGATCTACCTTATTGCATCTTTTGCACTGCTAAAGCTATTGGTGCACTTTATGACCTATGATCATTATGAGTTGCACCGGGATGCTTATCTGTATTATGCACAGAGTGAACATCTAGATTGGGGATTTATTGCGGTTCCTCCCTTAGTGGGAGCAATAGGAAAATTGGCCACTACAATCTTTGGTCACACTACTTTTGCTATGCGCTTCTTTCCAGCGTTGATTGGTGCTTTGAATGTTTTCTTGGTTGGTTTGATGGTAGTAGAACTGGGAGGTAAATGGAAAGCTGTGTGCTTGGCTTGCCTGGCCTATCTGCTTTCTCCAGCTTATTTGCATACCAACTCCCTGTTTCAACCAGTGAGTTTTAATCACTTTTTTTGGCTTTGGTCAGCTTATTTTGTTTTGAGGTTGATTAATCGAAATGATCCAAAATACTGGCTTTGGTTGGCAATGACCTTTGGTTTGGGGTTTTTGAATAAATATTCCATCGTATTTTTCTTTTCAGGCTTTCTGCCAGCCTTGGCCTTAAGCAAACATCGTCAGCTTTACCTGAACAAGTATTTTCTCTGGGCTTGCTTGCTGGCCATTGCTATTATTTTGCCCAATTTGATTTGGCAATATCAACACAACTGGCCCGTGATGATGCATATGAAAGCATTGAGGGAGACCCAGCTGGTCAATGTGAGGATTTCTGATTTTTTGATTGCCCAGTTGATGATGAATGCACAAGCATTGCTGCTTTGGCTGATGGCATTAATCCTGTTACTTTTTCATCCTAAAGAAAGAACTTTCCAAGTGTTTGGTTTGACATTTCTAATGGTGGTGTTCTTACTAATTGCTGGAAGCGGAAAGGCTTACTATACGCTGGGCGCCTATCCGATGCTTTTTGCTTTTGGGGCTTACCATGTAGAAAAATATACTGGAAAATGGGTAATACCTACTACCGTGTTTTTGCTTGTCTTAATGTTTGCTGGACTTTATTTATCGATTCCCTATGATGGTATTCCATTTGTGCGTGCTGAAAATATCGCTGGCAAATCATCACATCGCTGGGAAGATGGCGAATACCATGAAATTCCACAGGATATGGCTGATATGACTGGATGGAAGGAATTGGGAGAAGCTGTAGCAAGTGTCTATAAAGGTTTGGGGCCGGAGAATAAGGATAATGTAGATATCTTTTGCAATAATTACGGTCAGGCCGGTGCAGTGATGTTCTATGGGAAAAGTGTTAATGTTCCCCAGCCCATTTCTACCAATGGAAGTTTTGTGTTCTGGTCACCGGATAGTTTGACCAAGGAATATTTTATTTTGGTGGATCATGATCCGGGTGATGAAGACGGTAGCAATGAAATGTTACCTGTATTTTTTGAAAAGGTGGAGTTGGTGAAGACCATTGACAATCCTTATTTCCGGGAAAACGGCACTAATATTTATCTTTGCCAGCATCCTACTGTAGTGGTAAAGGAACATTATAAAAAACTTATGGGAGCAGAAAAGGGAAAGTATAAAAGAAATAATAAATAG
- a CDS encoding nuclear transport factor 2 family protein codes for MSTLKQTAQEFLTLCARGDSRKAFAQYASKNFIHHNAYFKGDAETLMVAMEENAQQMPHKIFEIKRTLEDGDLVAVHSHFRQDSKDLGAAVMHIFRFEGEKILELWDFSQPVPKDMPNENGMF; via the coding sequence ATGAGCACGCTAAAACAAACAGCCCAGGAATTTTTAACCTTATGTGCCAGAGGTGACTCGAGAAAGGCCTTTGCTCAATATGCTTCAAAGAACTTTATCCATCATAATGCCTATTTCAAAGGAGATGCTGAAACGTTGATGGTGGCCATGGAGGAAAATGCACAGCAGATGCCCCATAAGATTTTCGAAATCAAAAGAACCTTGGAAGATGGTGACTTGGTGGCTGTCCATTCACACTTTCGTCAGGATTCTAAAGATTTGGGTGCAGCCGTAATGCATATTTTCAGATTTGAAGGAGAAAAAATCCTAGAATTATGGGATTTTTCCCAACCTGTTCCAAAGGATATGCCTAATGAGAATGGCATGTTTTGA
- a CDS encoding DPP IV N-terminal domain-containing protein, which yields MKKRLVFVAWVISFVPLLVSGQDAQLTLDRIYSNEFRQSGLPALQWVDGGESYAVVEQNAEGLPEIAKYTTSSGERSLLVEGNQLIPNGENSSIGVESFDFSPDKTKLMIFTNSSRVWRANTKGDYWVLDLESGELSQIGADFPASSLMFAKFSEDQKKAAYVYHFNLYVEDLETGSVTQLTKSGGEEIINGTFDWAYEEEFGARDGFRWSPSGQQLAFWNFDISKVGTFYMINNTDSVYSELIPLQYPKVGQDPSSVKIGLVGLSGEEVHWIPLPGSSIQNYIPGMQWVDAETLLIQQLNRHQNKLTVWRYNVISEELKEVYVETEETWVDIYYPDVSAGGWEENDLKLVDNGTAFLRMTENDGWRHVYKVDIMSGDKTLLTPSEFDVASIAGMTEKELFFHASPDNTTQRYLYKTDIKGKGKISRLTPDELVGINLYNCSPNGEFAILTHSKALSPNTYHLIDLKNHEEIRTLEDNATYKGQLANLALPEVEFFLVTTDEGVQVDGRMIKPVGFDASRKYPVLFHVYGEPWGAVATDNFVGLWNIMLAQKGYIIIDMDNRGTPCLKGSEWRKSIYRKVGVINAEDQAMAGKAVLSKYSFIDPERVAVWGWSGGGSMTQNLLFKHSEIYKVGMAVAGVSMQLIYDNIYQERYMGLPQENLDDFINGSPISYAKNLQGDLLLVHGTNDDNVHYQSQELLVNELILQNKQFDMMAYPNRSHGIYEGPNTRRHLYTLLTNYLMEHVPVNE from the coding sequence ATGAAAAAGAGATTAGTTTTTGTGGCTTGGGTGATAAGCTTTGTGCCTTTGCTGGTTTCAGGTCAAGATGCCCAACTGACTTTGGACCGCATTTATTCCAATGAATTTAGACAATCAGGCTTACCTGCCCTTCAATGGGTAGATGGAGGAGAGTCCTATGCCGTGGTGGAGCAAAATGCAGAAGGTTTGCCGGAAATTGCCAAATACACCACATCCTCAGGAGAAAGAAGCCTTTTAGTGGAGGGAAACCAGCTTATTCCAAATGGGGAAAATAGCTCCATAGGCGTGGAAAGTTTTGATTTTTCCCCCGATAAAACCAAACTGATGATTTTTACCAACTCTTCCCGGGTTTGGAGAGCCAATACGAAAGGGGATTACTGGGTGCTGGATTTGGAAAGTGGTGAATTGAGTCAGATAGGCGCTGACTTTCCTGCTTCTTCATTGATGTTTGCTAAGTTTTCTGAGGACCAAAAGAAAGCTGCCTATGTTTATCATTTTAACCTTTATGTGGAGGATTTAGAAACGGGTTCTGTTACGCAGCTGACAAAAAGTGGTGGAGAGGAAATTATCAATGGCACTTTTGACTGGGCATATGAAGAGGAGTTTGGAGCTCGGGATGGTTTTAGGTGGAGCCCTTCTGGCCAGCAATTGGCATTCTGGAACTTTGATATTTCCAAAGTGGGTACTTTTTATATGATCAACAATACCGATTCCGTTTACTCCGAATTGATTCCATTGCAGTATCCTAAGGTAGGTCAGGATCCTTCTTCAGTGAAAATTGGTCTTGTTGGCTTGTCTGGTGAGGAAGTGCATTGGATTCCCCTTCCTGGTTCCAGCATCCAAAACTATATCCCCGGGATGCAGTGGGTGGATGCTGAAACACTTTTGATCCAGCAATTAAACCGTCACCAAAATAAGCTGACGGTGTGGCGTTACAATGTCATTTCTGAAGAACTAAAAGAAGTCTATGTAGAGACAGAAGAGACTTGGGTGGACATTTATTATCCCGATGTTTCAGCGGGTGGTTGGGAAGAGAATGACTTGAAGTTGGTGGATAATGGCACTGCTTTTCTGAGAATGACAGAAAATGATGGGTGGCGACATGTTTACAAGGTGGACATTATGAGCGGAGATAAAACTTTACTTACTCCATCGGAATTTGATGTGGCTTCCATTGCAGGTATGACCGAGAAAGAGCTTTTCTTTCACGCTTCACCCGACAATACCACCCAAAGATATCTGTATAAAACAGATATAAAAGGCAAAGGTAAAATCAGCAGGTTGACGCCAGATGAGCTGGTTGGGATCAATTTGTACAATTGCTCACCCAATGGGGAGTTTGCCATACTTACCCATAGTAAAGCCCTTTCTCCAAATACTTATCATTTGATTGATTTAAAGAATCATGAAGAAATAAGGACATTGGAAGATAATGCAACCTACAAAGGTCAATTGGCTAATTTGGCATTGCCAGAGGTGGAATTTTTTCTGGTGACTACAGATGAAGGAGTCCAGGTGGATGGAAGAATGATCAAGCCAGTAGGTTTTGATGCATCAAGAAAATACCCAGTGCTATTTCATGTTTACGGTGAGCCTTGGGGAGCGGTAGCCACAGACAATTTTGTGGGATTGTGGAATATCATGTTAGCGCAAAAGGGTTATATCATCATCGATATGGATAATCGCGGAACTCCATGCTTAAAAGGCAGTGAGTGGCGTAAAAGTATTTACCGAAAAGTAGGTGTCATCAATGCAGAGGATCAGGCCATGGCGGGCAAGGCGGTTTTAAGCAAATATAGCTTTATTGACCCTGAGCGTGTAGCGGTGTGGGGCTGGAGCGGAGGCGGATCCATGACCCAAAACCTGCTATTCAAGCACTCAGAGATTTATAAAGTGGGTATGGCCGTGGCAGGGGTGTCGATGCAATTGATCTATGACAATATTTATCAAGAACGTTACATGGGATTGCCACAGGAAAATTTGGATGATTTTATCAATGGTTCACCTATCTCCTATGCCAAAAACTTACAGGGTGATTTGCTTTTGGTTCATGGAACCAATGATGATAATGTACATTACCAAAGCCAGGAATTGTTAGTCAATGAATTAATCCTTCAGAACAAACAATTCGATATGATGGCCTATCCAAACAGAAGCCATGGGATCTATGAGGGGCCAAACACAAGACGGCACCTTTACACACTATTGACTAATTATTTGATGGAGCATGTCCCTGTGAATGAATGA
- a CDS encoding M1 family aminopeptidase — MNLFTPRILFGLCLMAGLSSCEPQKTEIPMEDGVAKNLADFRKERISEVKYTMSFDIPGEKQLPIPATLDLSFQLSKSNQDIYLDFSAPSDHLLTMMINGDTSEIIHELEHILLPAESLKSGDNEVQIEFVAGETSLNRNEEYLYTLLVPDRARSLFPCFDQPNIKATYQLDITAPKDWKVMCGAPALDRVEKAESITHQFGETDEMSTYLFSFVAGKFQVVQENRAGLDMELFYRETNKEKVEQSVPAIFELHEKSMDYLAEYTAFPFPFQKLDFAAIPIFQYGGMEHVGAIQYKEPSLFLDATATDSQLLGRAKLIAHETAHMWFGDLVTMDWFEDVWLKEVFANFMADKIVNPSFPDINHDLLFLVSHYPAAYGEDRTQGTNPIKQPLENLKYSGTLYGNIIYHKAPIMMRQLEAVMGVEAFQKGIQEYMQTYQYGNATWADLVGILDKGIAIDLGKWSDVWVNQTGRPVFSETIDYNDQGKISSMKIAQSAEDGSNNFWPQVFDLAFVFEGEVKVITVDMDKPQIEVDEAKGLPKPRAILYNSNGFGYGVFPVHEHELAYIPRLEDEVARAQGYINVYENTLTGELSSEQALEMCLDGLQQEENELIIRNISGQIGDLFWNYLSKKKQESIQSRIEKVLYERLQGDFPSNVKKTLFNLYASLAYKDPERGQLFRIWKKEAIIPGLKLNEDDFTHMAMNLLLFDHPASLEIISQTKDDISNPDKRERFEFLLPALSSDEAVRDQLASSFAEAANREKESWVSSALGYIHHPVRQQSGIKHLRMSLDLLDEVQRTGDIFFPKAWLSSSIGQYSSEEAYDILQEFLAANSKLNPVLMKKLMQASDGLLRAHMMRENENL, encoded by the coding sequence ATGAACCTGTTTACTCCAAGAATATTATTTGGATTGTGCTTGATGGCTGGTTTATCATCTTGTGAGCCACAAAAAACCGAAATTCCTATGGAGGATGGTGTTGCTAAAAATCTGGCAGATTTCCGAAAAGAGCGAATCAGCGAAGTAAAGTATACCATGAGTTTTGATATTCCTGGTGAAAAGCAACTCCCAATACCAGCTACTTTGGATTTGAGTTTTCAGTTGTCAAAAAGCAATCAGGACATCTACCTGGATTTTAGTGCTCCTTCGGATCACCTGCTAACCATGATGATCAATGGAGACACTTCTGAAATAATACATGAATTGGAGCACATTTTATTGCCTGCCGAAAGTCTTAAATCAGGAGATAATGAAGTACAGATTGAGTTTGTAGCAGGAGAAACTTCTTTGAACCGCAATGAGGAATACCTCTATACCTTGTTGGTGCCAGACAGGGCACGTTCACTTTTTCCTTGTTTTGATCAACCGAATATTAAAGCCACTTATCAACTCGACATAACAGCACCAAAAGACTGGAAAGTAATGTGCGGGGCGCCAGCGTTGGATCGAGTGGAGAAGGCTGAAAGTATCACTCATCAGTTTGGAGAGACCGATGAGATGAGTACCTATCTTTTTTCCTTTGTAGCAGGGAAATTTCAGGTGGTACAAGAAAATCGAGCTGGTTTGGATATGGAATTGTTTTACAGGGAAACCAATAAAGAAAAAGTAGAACAGAGTGTTCCCGCTATTTTTGAGCTCCATGAAAAGTCAATGGATTACTTGGCAGAATATACAGCATTTCCTTTTCCTTTCCAGAAGTTGGATTTCGCGGCAATACCGATTTTCCAATATGGTGGGATGGAACATGTCGGTGCCATTCAATATAAAGAACCTAGTTTGTTTTTGGATGCCACTGCTACGGATAGCCAGCTTTTGGGAAGGGCTAAATTGATCGCCCATGAGACGGCCCATATGTGGTTTGGAGATTTGGTGACCATGGACTGGTTTGAAGATGTATGGCTAAAAGAAGTCTTTGCTAACTTCATGGCGGATAAAATCGTCAATCCCTCCTTTCCGGACATCAATCATGACTTACTGTTTTTGGTCAGCCATTATCCTGCAGCATATGGAGAAGACAGGACCCAAGGCACTAACCCCATCAAGCAACCATTGGAAAACCTGAAATATTCGGGCACCTTGTACGGGAATATTATTTATCATAAGGCTCCTATCATGATGCGTCAATTGGAAGCGGTCATGGGTGTTGAAGCTTTTCAGAAAGGGATTCAAGAATACATGCAAACCTACCAATATGGAAATGCTACTTGGGCAGACTTGGTAGGGATTTTGGACAAAGGTATAGCCATTGACTTGGGAAAATGGAGTGATGTTTGGGTAAATCAAACAGGGAGACCTGTATTTTCCGAAACTATCGACTATAACGATCAAGGGAAGATTTCTTCTATGAAAATTGCTCAATCGGCGGAAGATGGAAGCAATAACTTTTGGCCACAGGTGTTTGATTTGGCATTTGTCTTTGAAGGTGAAGTCAAGGTTATTACTGTGGATATGGATAAGCCGCAGATCGAGGTGGATGAAGCAAAGGGACTTCCCAAACCTAGAGCCATCTTGTACAATTCCAATGGATTTGGTTATGGCGTTTTTCCGGTTCATGAGCATGAATTGGCTTATATTCCCCGTTTGGAGGATGAAGTGGCTCGTGCCCAAGGTTATATCAATGTTTATGAGAATACATTGACAGGAGAGCTTTCCTCAGAGCAGGCATTGGAAATGTGCCTTGATGGACTTCAGCAGGAAGAAAATGAACTTATCATTCGAAATATCAGCGGACAAATTGGTGATTTGTTTTGGAACTACCTTTCGAAAAAAAAACAAGAAAGTATTCAATCAAGAATAGAAAAAGTACTCTATGAAAGGTTACAAGGAGATTTTCCTTCCAATGTTAAAAAGACCTTGTTTAACCTGTATGCTTCATTGGCATATAAAGACCCTGAAAGGGGACAGTTATTCAGGATTTGGAAAAAAGAAGCCATCATCCCCGGATTGAAGCTTAATGAGGATGACTTTACCCATATGGCCATGAACCTGCTGCTTTTTGACCATCCTGCTTCCTTGGAGATTATTAGTCAGACCAAGGATGACATCAGTAATCCTGACAAAAGAGAGCGGTTTGAATTTCTTCTTCCAGCACTCTCCTCCGATGAGGCCGTAAGAGATCAATTGGCGAGTAGTTTTGCCGAGGCAGCAAATAGGGAGAAAGAGTCTTGGGTTAGTTCAGCTCTTGGCTATATTCACCACCCTGTGAGACAGCAAAGCGGGATCAAGCATTTGCGGATGAGCTTGGACTTACTTGATGAAGTTCAACGGACTGGGGATATCTTTTTTCCAAAAGCCTGGTTGAGCAGTAGTATTGGGCAATACAGTTCAGAGGAAGCCTATGATATTTTGCAAGAGTTTTTGGCTGCCAACTCTAAACTTAATCCAGTTTTGATGAAGAAATTGATGCAGGCATCCGATGGGTTGCTTAGGGCCCACATGATGCGGGAAAATGAAAATCTGTAA